The sequence below is a genomic window from Streptomyces sp. B21-105.
CGATCCGCGCGTCCGTGCGCGCCGCCTGGGACGACCCCGAGGCCTCCCGGCCGTACGTCATGGAACACGCCCAGGAAATGGATCCGTCCGTCGCCGACCAGCACATCGGCCTGTACGTCAACGAGTTCACGGCCGAGCTGGGCGAGGACGGCTACGCGGCGGTACGCGGACTGCTGACCCGCGCCGCGGCCGAGGGACTGCTCCCGCCCCTCGGCCCCGGTGCGCTCGACTTCCCCTGATCGACCACCGGCGCAGGCCGGCTCAGACGTCCAACTGGTCGGCGACGGCTCGCAGCAGACCGGCGATCTTCTTGCCGGACGTCTTCTCCGGGTAGCGGCCCTTCTCGAGCATCGGGGTGATGTTCTCGAGAAGGGTGGTCAGGTCCTGGACGATGGAGGCCAGTTCGTCGGGCTTCTTGCGCTGCGCCGCGGCGACCGAGGGAGTCGGGTCGAGGACGACGACGGAGAGCGCCTGGTCGCCGCGCTGGCCCGCGACGACCCCGAACTCCACACGCTGGCCCGGCTTCAGTGCCTCGACACCGGCGGGGAGGACCGAGGAATGCACGAAGACGTCGCCGCCGTCATCGCGGGAGAGAAAGCCGAAGCCCTTCTCGACGTTGAACCATTTGACCTTGCCAGTCGGCAAAGCACACGCTCCCTCGATCGGTCCCGGACGCTTCCGGACGCCGGTTGAACTGCCGTCATGACAGCCTACCGGGGGTCTCTCCAACCCAACACGCCTTAAAACGAAGCCGGGCCCCCGCTTACCCGGGCGGTGGCCGAAAGTCGTGTGGAAGCCTGGCGTGACCGTCCCGGCAGCCGGCCTGTCGGCCCCTTCCGGCCCCGAATGGGCCGCACGGCGGCGAGCCCGCCGGACGCTCCTGTTCACCGGAGATCAACTTGGCTAGTCTGACGGCGAGTTACCGCAAGAATTTCCTGCACGCGGTACCAGCCGGCTCGTGGTGGCCGTATCGGACACAGCCGGGATACGGCCCCGATACGGCCCGGACGGCCCAATCATCAACGGAGGATTCCTTGCTCGGACCGAGGACGAGGACGTACGCGGCAGGTCTGCGGGTCTTCGTGGTCGCCGCTGTGGCAGCGGGCGCGCTGACCGCTGTCGGCGGTACCGCCCAGGCGGCCGTGGACGGCTGCAGCACATTCATCGGCGACGGCAACCGGGGATACGCCCATTGCAGCAGGGGGTTCGGGACCTATCGCGTCAAGGCCCAATGCGACTCACCCAAGTATCCCTACTCCATAACGGTCTACGGCGCATGGAAGACGCGTAAATCGATCGGGGACACCCCGGTTTCATGGGTGGACGGCGACAAATACGCCTGCCACCTCGTGAAGACTTCGCTGGACGTGCGTTAGTCGAACCGTCCCGAGCCGAGGAGGACCCTGCCATCCGTGGGTGGCGAGGGTCCTCTGTGCTGGGGGGACGGGATTCGTCGACGCCGGGACGCCCACGTCCTGCGCCTCGCCCGCCGCTCACCGGGACATCGGCACACCGGACGACTTCCGGGCGCCCGCCACCGGTCCCTCGTCGTTCTTTGGGCGGGGAACTACCCTGGTCGGGTGCGTGACAGAACCCAAGCGAATTCCGCCGCTCCCGGTGACCGACTGATCCGTGCCGGGGCCATCGTCTTCTTCGTCGGCGCCGTGGCCACACTTGTCACGGTCGCCCCGTTGTTCCTCGGCTCGACACCCTTTCCGACGTACATGTTCGGGCTGAGCATGCTCATGGGCGTCGGATTCCTGATCGCCGGCGCGGGCGTCCTGCGGTCCGTCGCCGCGGGGCGGCGTCAGGCGCGGGGCGCGGCCGGTTAGCGCCTCTCCCCGTCCCAGGAGGTCGCGTTCTCCAGGTGGGCGGTCAGCCAGGCCGGGAACTCGGTGAGGTCGGCGAGCACGACGTCCGCGCCGGCCGTGCGCAGTTCCTCCGCGCTGATGGGGCCGGTCGGCACGGTGACGGACAGGGCTCCGGCGGCGCGCGCGCCGAGGACGTCCCCGAGGTGGTCGCCGACGTAGACGCTCGCCCCGTGCTCGCGCAGCGCCCTGGCCTTCTGCTCGGCCCACAGGTTGCCGATCACCGCGTCGGGCCGCAGGTCCAGGTGGTCCATGTGCAGCCGGGCGTTCGGCTCCCACTTGGCGGTGACGACGATCGCCCGCCCGCCCGCCGCCTGGACCGCCGCGACGGCCTCACGGGCGCCGGGCATCTCGAGGCTGCCGCCGACCGCGAACGCCGGGTAGAGCTCACGGTAGAGAGCGGTTACGGCGGGTATCTCCGGCGCCGGGAACCAGTTCCCGATCTCCTCCTCCAGCGGCGGCCCCAGCCGCGTCACCACCAGGTCGGCGTCGACGTACGTGCCCGTCCTCGCGGACAGCTCCACCCAGCAGGCGCGGATGCCGGGCCGGGAGTCGATCAGGGTCATGTCGAGGTCGAAGCCGACGGTGAGGGCGGGAGGGACGGTCATGGGGGCGGTCATGGGGGCCATTGTGCCGGTGGGCCCGGCCGGCCCTCGACCAGCCCGGCGGCGGTGGCACGGCCCGGACCGGCCTACCGCTGTCGCTGTGAGCGCCAGGCCAGGAACAGGGCCGAGGCGACGGCGGCGCCCCGGACGACCCAGGGCCAGGTGTCGGCGATCGCGTCGCTCATGTGGCCCTCGGCGACGGGGGCGCCCCACCGTCCCTCGGAGCGCCCCCACAGCCAGACGAGACCGGCGGTGAGCGCGAGGCCGGGCAGCCAGAAGACCGCCGCCTTCGTCTCACGCTCGGTCAGCCGGCGTGAGGCGTAGGCGATGAGCCACCCCAGGACCAGCACGAACCAGTTCCCGAGCGCCGCGCCCACGACCAGCGCACCGGCGGCGATCAGGAGGAGGGGGTTGGTCCAGCGGCGCGGCGGTGCGCCTGCGCTCCGGGGCAGGCGCAGCCGACGGCGGCGGGCGGGGGCGGCGGTGTCGTCGTCCCGTCCGGTGCTCTTCGCGACGGCCGCGGACTCTTCGTCGCCCTCGCCGGTCTCGCCGGTCTCGTCGTCCTCCTCGTCTTCGGGCTTTCGGCGCGGCGGCGGTTTGAGCAGGTCGGGGATCTCGACTCCGCCGACGAACCCGGGAATGTCCTCGCCGGGGCCGAACGGGGTCGGCTCGTGCAGCCACCAGTCGGAGGCGGATCCGCCGTCGCCCAGTTCGTGCGCGGGCGCGCTGTGCGGCGGGGACGCCGCGTCGGAGGGGGCGCCGACGGGCGGCGGGGCGCCGGTGCGCGGGCGGGGCACGATCCGCCGGATCCCCTTCGGCCGCTCGGGCCCCTTCGAACCCTCCGGTTGCCGGGACTGTTTCGGCTTCTCCGGGTGCCCCGCTGTTTCCGGCTGTTTCTGCTGCCTCTGCTGTTGCTGTTGCTGTTTCCGTTGCTGTTTCTGTTGCTGTTGTTTCTGCTGGGCCTCGCGGTCCCGCTGGACGGGCACGGAGGGCGTCGGCGTCTGCGGCGCGCCGCCGCCCTCGGCCGCGGCCGTCACGAGGTCGTCGGGGCTGCCGAGGCGGTCGATGATGCGGCGGACGGCGGCGGGCGAGTCGACCGGCGACCTCGCCCGGCGCCGTTCGATCTCGTTGCGCAGCTCGGAGACGAGCCGCATCCGGGTGGCCGACGACAACTGCCGCTGCTGCGCGACGTCGCCGACGCGGCTCAGATACTCGTAGACGACTTGGTCGCTCTCGATCCCCACGCCGAAGACGCTAGTGCATCGGGGCCCACGGGTCCGGGGACGGCGGCTCCCGAAGGCGTCAACCGCTACCGTGGGCAGAATGAGCACCGAGGCCCAGTCGGCCCCCCGGTCCCTCGCGGAAGCGCTCCGCGCCCGGGACGACGCTTCCCTGGCCGCGTTGCTGCGCGCCCGCCCCGACCTCATCACCCCGGTCCCCACCGACCTCACGCAGCTCGCCACCCGCGCCGGCACCCGTGCCTCCGTCGTCCGCGCGCTGGAGCGGCTCGACCGCTTCGTGCTGCAGACCGCGGAGGCGCTGGCCGTGGCCGGCGATCCGGCGACCCGCGAGGAGCTGTTCGGTCTGATGGCGGGGGACGCCGGCGATCCGGCCGTCCTCGCGGCCCTCCCGGCGGCGTTGGCCTCCTTGCGCGAGCAGGCGCTGGTATGGGGCGCGGACGACCGTCTCCGGTTGGTGCGCACCGCCCGTGAGCTGCTGGCGCCGTCCCCGCAGCACCCGTCGCCGACGGGGCTCGGGCCGAGTGTGCGGGAGGCGACGGCGGGCATGTCGCCGGGGCGGATCCAGGAGATCGTGGCGACGGTGGGGCTGCCGTCGACGCACGACTCGGTGTCGGCCGTGGACGCGCTCACCGCTCTGTTCACCCATCGCCGGAAGATGTCCGCCCTGCTGGCGGGGGCGCCCGCCGAGTCCCTCGAAGTGCTGGAGCGGCTGGTGTGGGGGCCGCCCTACGGTCAGGTCACCGCCGATCCGGCGGCGCGGCTGCGCTGGCTGCTCGACCGCGCCCTGCTGCTGCCGACGGCGCCCGGAACGGTCGTCCTGCCGCGTGAGGTCGCCCTGCATCTGCGCAAGGGCCGCGCGCACCGGGCGGCCGAGCCGGTGCCGCCGGCCGTGGAGCCGCGCGCGGTGCACGCGCCGCAGGTGGTGGACGCGACGGCGGCCGGTCAGGCGTACACGGCGCTGGCGACCGTCGAGGAGCTGTTGAAGGACTGGGACGAGGGCGGTCCCGCGGTCCTGCGGGCCGGCGGGATCAGCGTCCGCGACCTCAAGCGGACGGCCGTCGCGCTGGACATGGCCGAGCCGGTGGCCGCGTTCTGGGTCGAGCTGGCTTACGCGGCGGGGCTGCTCGCCTCGGACGGCGAGGCCGACGAGCGGTACGCGGCGACCCCCGAGTACGACGAGTGGGTGGAGCGGCCGCCGGCCGAGCGGTGGGCGGGGCTCGCCGTGGCGTGGCTGGCGGCGACCCGGACCTCGGGGGTGGTCGGCGGCCGGGACGTCAAGGAGCGGGCGCTGTCGGCGCTGGGTCCCGGTCTCGACCGGTCCGCCGCGCCCGAGGTGCGCCATCGGGTGCTGACGCTGCTCGCCGGGCTGCCGGAGGGCGGCGCACCGGACGCTGAGGCGGTACTGGCCCGGCTGCGCTGGGAACGTCCGCTGCGCGGCGCACAGGGCCCGCACGGGACACCGGGCACACCCGGCTCGACGGGAGCCAGAACCGGGACCGGAACCGGGACGGGGACCGGAACAGGTACCGGGACCGGAACAGGTACCGGGACCGGAACGGGAACCGGGCAAGCCGCTGCCGCTCAGGGGGACGAGGACCTGCGTTCCCGGCTCGCGCGCTGGACCCTGGCGGAGGCCGAACTGCTGGGCGTGACCGGCCGGGGCGCACTGTCGGCGCACGGCCGGGTCCTGCTCGGCGCACCGCCCGCCACCCGGCCCGCGCAGGCCGCCGCGGGGGCCGCAGGGACCGCGGACGCCGCTCCGGCCGGTCCGGGCGACAAACTCCCCGCCCATCACCGGGCCGCCACCGCCACCCCCGTCGTGGCGCCGCTCTCGCCGCCCGAGCAGGCCGTGGCCGCCGCGGCCGCCGCACGGCTGCTCGCCCCACTGCTGCCGGAGCCGCTGGACCACGTCCTGCTCCAGGCGGATCTGACGGCGGTCGCCCCGGGCCCGCTGCGGCGGCCGCTGGCCGACGTGCTGAGCGTCCTCGCGGACGTCGAGTCCAAGGGCGGCGCGACCGTCTACCGGTTCACCCCCGGTTCCGTCCGGCGCGCCCTGGACGCCGGGCGCAGCGCCTCCGACCTGCACACCTTCCTCGCCGAGCACTCCCGCACGCCGGTGCCGCAGCCGCTGACCTATCTGATCGACGACGTGGCGCGCCGGCACGGGCACCTGCGGGTGGGCGCGGCCTCGGCGTACGTCCGCTGCGACGACGAGACGATCCTGAACGAGATCCTCGCCGACAAGCGCGCCGCCGGCCTGCGGCTGCGCCGCCTGGCTCCCACGGTGCTCGCGGCGCAGGCCGACCCGGCGGCCCTCCTGGACGGCCTGCGGGCGATGGGTTTCGCGCCCGCCGCCGAGTCCGCCGAGGGGGACGTCCTGATCACCCGCGCGCTCGCCCACCGCACACCGCCCCGCACGGCCCCCGAGCCGGTGCCGGACGGGCCGCCCATTCCCGACGGCACGCTGCTCGGCGCGGCGATCCGGGCCGTCCGGGCGGGTGACGCGGCCGCGACCGCCCCGCGCAAGGCGACGCAGGACGCGGCCCAGCTCGCCCCGGGCGCGCTGCCCCGCACCAGTGCCGCCGAGACCCTGGCCACCATGCAGGCCGCCGTCCTCACCGGTGGGGCGCTGTGGATCGGCTACGTCAACGCGGAGGGCTCGGCCACTCAGCGCGTCATCGCGCCGGTGCGGGTGGAGGGCGGCTTCGTGACGGGGTACGACCACACCGCGGACGAGGTCCGCACGTACCCGCTGCACCGGATCACCGGGGTGGCGGAACTGGCGGACGACTGAGGTTCCCCCGCCAGGTTCCTCACCGCGGCAAAGGCTCCGCCGTACGGCTCAGCAGTACCCGACGGAGGCGTCCGCCGGCAGGCCGAAGTGGGTGCGGGCCGCGGACTCCAGGGCGGCGGACGGCATCGGCTCGTGGAGCGAGGACCGGACGAGGACGCCGAAGTGGGCCCTCGTCCACCGGCCGTACCCCTCGCCGTCCGGCGGCTCCTCGCGGGAGACGACCCGGTAGCCGCCGTCGGCCGCGGCATCCCGCCGGAGCCGTACGACCTGCGGGTACTGTCCGGCGCCGCACTCCACGAGGCTCTGGTCCTGCACCCCGTACTCGACGCACAGCGTGTTGACGCCGGCCCTTATGTCGCCCGCGTGTTCCTCCAGTACGAGGGCCTCCGCACGGCAGAACCAGCGCGCCTTCCACGCGGGCACTGTCTCGCCGGGGCCGTCCCCCCGCGAGTCCGCCGCGACCCGGGCCTCGATCACCGGCCGCACCTCGGCCCACAGCCCCGCGTCGACCCCCGCGGGCCACATCACCCAGGTGCCGGTGGCGGCCAGCACCGCCGCGGCTCCGACGCCCACCGCGCCCCTGCGGAACGACAGGACCGACATACCGTGATTCCCCTCACCGCGTCGCGCCCATCGCGCTGCTCCCCCGATCAGACCCGCAGAAAGCCCCCAGGGTTGCCCGGCTCCCGGACGCCGAAGGTGCACGGGGTTCCCCAGGGCCGGGCAGACGTCCGCGCACGGCTGCGGGCCGTCGTCGCGGCACGTCGTACGGCACACTGGAGGTTTGGCCGGTGCGGAAGGGATGGCGTACGTGAACGGACCGCTGATCGTCCAGTCGGACAAAACTCTGTTGCTGGAGGTCGATCACGAGCAGGCCGACGCGTGCCGTCGGGCCATCGCGCCGTTCGCGGAGCTGGAGCGGGCGCCGGAGCACATCCACACCTACCGGCTGACTCCGCTGGGCCTGTGGAACGCGCGGGCGGCCGGGCACGACGCCGAGCAGGTCGTGGACGCGCTCGTGCAGTACAGCCGCTATCCCGTGCCGCACGCGCTGCTGGTGGACGTCGCGGAGACGATGGACCGGTACGGGAGGCTGACGCTGAGCAAGCATCCGGCGCACGGGCTGGTGCTGACCTCCACGGACCGGCCGGTGCTGGAGGAGATCCTGCGCTCGAAGCGGGTCGCGCCGCTGGTCGGGGCCCGGCTCGATCCGGACACCGTCGTCGTGCACCCTTCCGAGCGCGGGCAGATCAAGCAGACGCTGCTGAAGCTGGGCTGGCCGGCCGAGGACCTCGCGGGGTACGTCGACGGCGAGGCGCATCCGATCGAGCTCGCCGAGGACGGGTGGGCGCTGCGCCCGTACCAGAAGCAGGCGGTGGAGAACTTCTGGCACGGCGGCAGCGGGGTCGTGGTGCTGCCCTGCGGCGCCGGGAAGACGCTGGTCGGGGCCGGGTCGATGGCGCAGGCGAAGTCCACGACGCTGATCCTCGTCACGAACACGGTGTCGGCGCGGCAGTGGAAGCACGAGCTGGTGAAGCGGACCTCGCTGACCGAGGACGAGATCGGCGAGTACAGCGGAACGCGGAAGGAGATCCGCCCGGTCACCATCGCCACCTACCAGGTGCTGACGACCCGGCGGAAGGGCGTCTACCCGCACCTGGAGCTGTTCGACTCGCGGGACTGGGGCCTGATCGTCTACGACGAGGTGCATCTGCTGCCGGCGCCGGTGTTCAAGTTCACCGCCGACCTCCAGGCGCGGCGGCGGCTCGGTCTGACGGCGACGCTGGTCCGTGAGGACGGCCGGGAGTCGGACGTGTTCTCGCTCATCGGGCCGAAGCGGTTCGACGCGCCGTGGAAGGAGATCGAGGCGCAGGGCTACATCGCGCCCGCCGACTGCGTGGAGGTCCGGGTCAACCTCACCGACTCGGAGCGCTTGGCGTACGCGACCGCCGAGGCGGAGGAGAAGTACCGCTTCTGCGCGACGACGGCGACGAAGCGGAAGGTGACGGAGGCGCTGGTGCGGCGGTTCGCCGGGCAGCAGATCCTCGTCATCGGGCAGTACATCGACCAGCTCGACGAGCTCGGCGAGCATCTGAACGCGCCGGTCATCAAGGGCGAGACGTCCAACGCGCAGCGCGAGAAGCTCTTCGACGCGTTCCGGGAGGGCGAGATCAGCGTGCTGGTGGTGTCGAAGGTCGCGAACTTCTCGATCGACCTGCCGGAGGCCACGGTGGCCATCCAGGTGTCGGGCACCTTCGGGTCCCGGCAGGAGGAGGCGCAGCGGCTCGGCCGGGTGCTGCGGCCCAAGGCGGACGGGCACCAGGCGCACTTCTACTCGGTGGTGGCGCGGGACACCATCGACCAGGACTTCGCGGCGCACCGCCAGCGGTTCCTGGCGGAGCAGGGCTACGCCTACCGCATCGTCGACGCCGACGAGCTGCTGGCGGACGATTGAGTGAACAGCTGAGCGGAGGAGTGAGCGGGGCTCAGCGCCGGGCCCGAGCGGACCGCCACGGCGAACGGCCGGGCTCGGTACCCTGAAGGCAACGCAAACCATGACAGGGCAGGGGGAGGGAGGGCTCCATGCCTCACGCCGAGGTCTACGAAGTGCTCTACACCGAGCCCGCTGCCCGTGACCGCGATCGCCTGGACCCGGTGCGCAGGGCTGCTCTCGACAAGGCCGTGGGCATACTGGCCCGCGACCCGTACACCGAGGTGTCACGCTCGATCGGCGTCGGCGATCAGGACCGGGAGATCCGGCTCACCTCACAGATCGTGGCGGAGTACATGGTGTCCCGGGGGCGTCTGCTGCTGGTCATGCTGCGGATCTTCGACGACAAGGACATCCTGCTGCCCGAGGCGTGAGCCGGTCCCACAGGTCTTCACCTGCGGCGGACGCAGGTCTTCACCTGCGGCGGACGCCCGCCTCCTCGCGGTACTCGCCGAGGACGAGCACGTCGAAGGCGGCGCCGACGAAGACCTTGACGGCGCGCAGGGCGTCGCCGAGGCGGTGGCGGTGGGGGTGGACGTCGGACAGGGGGGTCGCGCCGGACGGGCGACCGGGGGCTGGGGTGAGGGTCGCTGCACTCATGTCTCCATGGTGCGCGCCACGGCATAAAGGGGGCATCGGTCCCAGGTCCCCATTCGGCGTACTCCCTGGGTATCCCTGTGGGCGGGGGTGTCCCCTACGGGAAGGGGGTGCGCCCCTCAGGGGTGCCGGGTAATTGCGTTGGCGCGCCTTCGGCCGCTCACCTAGAATCTCCGCTCTTGCCCGCCTCCCCTCGGAGCGCCGCCGTCCGGACGGAAACCGGACGGCAATCGCCGTAGCCACCCACCCCCACCCGGCCCGGAGGCACCCCCTTGTCCACGCCGTCCTCGTCCCGCACGCCCGTCGACGACGACCCGCTCGCCCGCGAACGCGGCCATCTCGCCTCCTCGCGTGCCGCGCTGCGCGCGATGCGGGAGGACGTCGAGTCCCTCGACATCAGAGACGTCACCGCGAACTGGGTCAACGCGCAGATCCTGGAGCGGCAGATCGAGGAGCGGATCAAGGCGCTGGCCGACCTCAGCGACACCCCGCTGTTCTTCGGCCGGCTCGACTACCTGCACGCTCCGGGCGCGGACCGGGCGGAGGGCGCGGAGGGGGAGAGGTTCTACATCGGGCGTCGTCATGTGCACGACGGCGACGGCGACCCGATGGTCATCGACTGGCGCGCTCCGGTGTCGCAGCCGTTCTACCGGGCGTCGAAGAAGGACCCGATGGACGTCGGGCTGCGCCGCCGCTTCGGCTACACGCGCGGGGACATCACGGCGTACGAGGACGAACACCTGTCCGACCCCTCCGAGGCCGCCGCCACCAGCAAGCTGCTCCAGCAGGAGATCGAGCGGCCGCGTGTGGGCCCCATGCGGGACATCGTCGCCACCATCCAGCCCGAGCAGGACGAGATCGTGCGCGGCGGGCTGGGCGGCACGGTGTGCGTGCAGGGCGGGCCGGGGACCGGGAAGACGGCGGTGGGGCTGCACCGGGTGGCGTATCTGCTGTACGCCCACCGTGAGCGGCTGGCGCGCACCGGCACGCTGGTCATCGGGCCGAACAAGTCGTTCCTGCACTACATCGAGCAGGTGCTGCCCGCGCTGGGCGAGCTGACGGTCCGCCAGGGCACGGTGGACGACCTGGTGGCCCATGTGGAGGTGCGGGGCGAGGACGACGCCGCGGCGGCGCTCGTCAAGGGCGACGCGAGGATGGCGCAGGTGCTGCGGCGGGCCGTCTACGCGCAGGTGCGGATGCCGGCCGAGCCGGTCGTCGTGGTGCGCGGGTCGCGGCGCTGGCGGGTTGCGGCGTACGAACTCGAGGAGATGGTGCGGGAGTTGCTCGGCCGGGACATCCGGTACGGGGCCGCCCGCGAGGCCCTGCCGCAGCGCATCGCGCACGCGGTGCTGGTGCAGATGGAGCGCTCGGGCGAGGCCCCGGACGACCGGGTGCAGGACGCCGTGGCCCGCAACAGCGCGGTGAAGGCGGCGGTGAAGGAGGTCTGGCCGGTCGTCGACCCGGCGAAGCTGGTGCTGCGGCTGCTGACGGACGCGGAGTTCCTCGCCGAGCACGCGGAGGGCGTGCTGAGCGAGCAGGAGCAGAAGACGATCCTGGCGGCG
It includes:
- a CDS encoding cold-shock protein, which produces MPTGKVKWFNVEKGFGFLSRDDGGDVFVHSSVLPAGVEALKPGQRVEFGVVAGQRGDQALSVVVLDPTPSVAAAQRKKPDELASIVQDLTTLLENITPMLEKGRYPEKTSGKKIAGLLRAVADQLDV
- a CDS encoding helicase-associated domain-containing protein, with amino-acid sequence MSTEAQSAPRSLAEALRARDDASLAALLRARPDLITPVPTDLTQLATRAGTRASVVRALERLDRFVLQTAEALAVAGDPATREELFGLMAGDAGDPAVLAALPAALASLREQALVWGADDRLRLVRTARELLAPSPQHPSPTGLGPSVREATAGMSPGRIQEIVATVGLPSTHDSVSAVDALTALFTHRRKMSALLAGAPAESLEVLERLVWGPPYGQVTADPAARLRWLLDRALLLPTAPGTVVLPREVALHLRKGRAHRAAEPVPPAVEPRAVHAPQVVDATAAGQAYTALATVEELLKDWDEGGPAVLRAGGISVRDLKRTAVALDMAEPVAAFWVELAYAAGLLASDGEADERYAATPEYDEWVERPPAERWAGLAVAWLAATRTSGVVGGRDVKERALSALGPGLDRSAAPEVRHRVLTLLAGLPEGGAPDAEAVLARLRWERPLRGAQGPHGTPGTPGSTGARTGTGTGTGTGTGTGTGTGTGTGTGTGQAAAAQGDEDLRSRLARWTLAEAELLGVTGRGALSAHGRVLLGAPPATRPAQAAAGAAGTADAAPAGPGDKLPAHHRAATATPVVAPLSPPEQAVAAAAAARLLAPLLPEPLDHVLLQADLTAVAPGPLRRPLADVLSVLADVESKGGATVYRFTPGSVRRALDAGRSASDLHTFLAEHSRTPVPQPLTYLIDDVARRHGHLRVGAASAYVRCDDETILNEILADKRAAGLRLRRLAPTVLAAQADPAALLDGLRAMGFAPAAESAEGDVLITRALAHRTPPRTAPEPVPDGPPIPDGTLLGAAIRAVRAGDAAATAPRKATQDAAQLAPGALPRTSAAETLATMQAAVLTGGALWIGYVNAEGSATQRVIAPVRVEGGFVTGYDHTADEVRTYPLHRITGVAELADD
- a CDS encoding HelD family protein; its protein translation is MREDVESLDIRDVTANWVNAQILERQIEERIKALADLSDTPLFFGRLDYLHAPGADRAEGAEGERFYIGRRHVHDGDGDPMVIDWRAPVSQPFYRASKKDPMDVGLRRRFGYTRGDITAYEDEHLSDPSEAAATSKLLQQEIERPRVGPMRDIVATIQPEQDEIVRGGLGGTVCVQGGPGTGKTAVGLHRVAYLLYAHRERLARTGTLVIGPNKSFLHYIEQVLPALGELTVRQGTVDDLVAHVEVRGEDDAAAALVKGDARMAQVLRRAVYAQVRMPAEPVVVVRGSRRWRVAAYELEEMVRELLGRDIRYGAAREALPQRIAHAVLVQMERSGEAPDDRVQDAVARNSAVKAAVKEVWPVVDPAKLVLRLLTDAEFLAEHAEGVLSEQEQKTILAAKPARSVKTARWSAADAVLIDEARDLVERTHSLGHVVLDEAQDLSPMQYRAVGRRCTTGSATVLGDLAQGTTPWATRSWEEALGHLGKADAVVEELTAGFRVPTDVIVYASRLLPHIAPGLTPVASVRENPGFFDLREVADAADVVAACEELLRNEGSTGLIAADARIPALTEALTAAGVPWLAPGEETTAETRLTLVPASLAKGLEYDYVVLDEPQAVVDGEPDERTGLRRLYVTLTRAVSGLIVTHASPLPRQLT
- a CDS encoding DNA repair helicase XPB; translated protein: MNGPLIVQSDKTLLLEVDHEQADACRRAIAPFAELERAPEHIHTYRLTPLGLWNARAAGHDAEQVVDALVQYSRYPVPHALLVDVAETMDRYGRLTLSKHPAHGLVLTSTDRPVLEEILRSKRVAPLVGARLDPDTVVVHPSERGQIKQTLLKLGWPAEDLAGYVDGEAHPIELAEDGWALRPYQKQAVENFWHGGSGVVVLPCGAGKTLVGAGSMAQAKSTTLILVTNTVSARQWKHELVKRTSLTEDEIGEYSGTRKEIRPVTIATYQVLTTRRKGVYPHLELFDSRDWGLIVYDEVHLLPAPVFKFTADLQARRRLGLTATLVREDGRESDVFSLIGPKRFDAPWKEIEAQGYIAPADCVEVRVNLTDSERLAYATAEAEEKYRFCATTATKRKVTEALVRRFAGQQILVIGQYIDQLDELGEHLNAPVIKGETSNAQREKLFDAFREGEISVLVVSKVANFSIDLPEATVAIQVSGTFGSRQEEAQRLGRVLRPKADGHQAHFYSVVARDTIDQDFAAHRQRFLAEQGYAYRIVDADELLADD
- a CDS encoding HAD family hydrolase — its product is MTAPMTVPPALTVGFDLDMTLIDSRPGIRACWVELSARTGTYVDADLVVTRLGPPLEEEIGNWFPAPEIPAVTALYRELYPAFAVGGSLEMPGAREAVAAVQAAGGRAIVVTAKWEPNARLHMDHLDLRPDAVIGNLWAEQKARALREHGASVYVGDHLGDVLGARAAGALSVTVPTGPISAEELRTAGADVVLADLTEFPAWLTAHLENATSWDGERR